One Gelria sp. Kuro-4 DNA segment encodes these proteins:
- a CDS encoding helix-turn-helix domain-containing protein: MNQKGPQLRCQRQRIRYLFAVQGLSQRAIARELGISRNTVRKYCAGAQLPVPKPRRRTRPVITDEVKEWIQGYLEEDEQTSQSAEPPNSGTPHGASTNACVQSTPSPAAMKQWRAWYESSGPKGRRSSSRWPGIPGMPCGPIGDKPSSRLLGRETGQSSLLLRPALP; the protein is encoded by the coding sequence GTGAACCAAAAAGGACCGCAGTTGCGTTGTCAACGCCAGCGTATCAGATACCTGTTTGCAGTTCAAGGCCTGTCGCAGCGGGCCATAGCTCGGGAGCTGGGGATCTCCCGCAACACAGTGCGCAAGTACTGCGCTGGGGCTCAACTTCCGGTCCCCAAGCCGCGCAGGCGCACCAGGCCGGTGATCACCGATGAAGTCAAGGAGTGGATTCAAGGCTACCTGGAGGAGGATGAGCAAACGAGCCAGTCCGCGGAGCCACCAAACAGCGGCACACCGCATGGCGCATCTACGAATGCCTGCGTGCAGAGCACGCCTTCTCCGGCAGCTATGAAGCAGTGGCGCGCTTGGTACGAGAGCTCCGGCCCGAAGGGAAGGAGGTCTTCATCCCGCTGGCCTGGGATCCCGGGGATGCCATGCGGGCCGATTGGGGACAAGCCGTCGTCTCGTCTTCTTGGCCGGGAAACCGGTCAAAGTTCACTTCTTCTGCGCCCGGCTTTGCCATAG
- a CDS encoding L-2-amino-thiazoline-4-carboxylic acid hydrolase, which yields MDYCEALRTMNYQDIWSKLYYHLARGLVGEYALDGEIVLRKAIRDYGIIRGKALREKHCRAGLKLNLYNLFTYYDLPNDPRFRRNKISLTPQQRLSETLVCPIADLWSQMDGGKSLGRIYCEEFHHAMFQAYAPRAQVNLSQTLTQDGDDHCRFSVYLRPANMDEEERRASFAEGDDANLSSHRHDYLVPDHRSGFGALCARLYYSVFNATRGRFGQPGVEMLKRATKEFADDVFAFLREKASSLGQTLDAQFVRDNCPIDSLESGQLAGVWEDFADREPETVFISQFVKVLDELVAH from the coding sequence GTGGATTACTGTGAGGCTCTACGCACGATGAACTATCAAGACATCTGGTCAAAGCTATACTATCACCTGGCCAGAGGGTTGGTAGGAGAATACGCCCTGGATGGAGAGATAGTACTACGTAAAGCTATCAGGGATTATGGGATTATTAGAGGAAAAGCCTTAAGGGAGAAGCATTGTAGAGCTGGGTTAAAGCTCAATCTATATAACTTGTTCACCTACTACGACCTACCTAACGACCCCAGGTTCAGAAGGAACAAGATAAGTCTAACTCCGCAGCAGAGACTTTCGGAGACACTTGTGTGTCCGATAGCCGACCTCTGGAGTCAGATGGATGGAGGAAAGAGCCTGGGGCGGATCTACTGCGAGGAATTCCACCATGCCATGTTTCAAGCATATGCTCCCAGAGCGCAGGTGAACCTGTCACAGACCTTGACACAAGATGGGGATGACCACTGTAGGTTCTCGGTTTATTTGAGGCCAGCTAACATGGACGAGGAAGAAAGGAGGGCTTCGTTTGCAGAAGGTGATGACGCGAACTTGTCATCACACCGTCACGATTACCTTGTGCCCGACCACCGAAGTGGTTTTGGGGCGCTGTGCGCTAGACTGTACTACTCTGTCTTCAATGCTACCCGAGGGCGGTTTGGTCAGCCTGGCGTCGAGATGTTGAAAAGGGCGACTAAGGAATTCGCCGACGATGTGTTCGCATTCCTGAGAGAGAAGGCTTCCAGTTTAGGACAGACGCTGGACGCACAGTTCGTGCGCGACAACTGCCCCATAGATTCTCTGGAAAGTGGTCAGCTAGCGGGAGTATGGGAGGATTTCGCTGACCGGGAACCAGAAACAGTGTTCATCAGCCAGTTCGTTAAGGTGCTGGACGAATTGGTAGCTCATTAA
- a CDS encoding sodium:solute symporter, with protein MTIVDSAIFYVYLMSNLLIGWYFSKRATSADEFMVADRSLGLSVYIATMVATSVGGGTTMGYVGTIYKGGLLLVPSILLFYVLQVIIALSLAERLREFAGYTAPDVLGRTYGRWAQLIGGIESMIYMLGTGPALQALALGTLIRMITGWPIAYGAILAMGIIIAYTYASGMWGVAMTDFMQFIILGIGLAVCTVLALDKVGGWSGIVNSVPADYFSVKTSGKAIVELAFALSLPGLIDGNRYQRFYAAKDKNVARTGYLLAIIPWHLMFTMIFICGFTARVLVTGATGDEIFPALILSTLPTGVRGLIFAALAAAIMSTADSYMLVGATNFSEDVYKKFINPKAADNDMVRVTKWSVLVQGLLGLTLALTVQSIMGVWTLASTAYVGGCFVPMMAALFTRGPKSETASLASMIVGGGSGVYLKLANRTILGQSPIVIGVLLSLIVFVMVQAVMRKTQPIRATS; from the coding sequence ATGACTATCGTTGATTCTGCCATCTTCTATGTTTATCTAATGAGCAACCTGCTAATCGGATGGTATTTTTCGAAACGAGCCACAAGCGCAGACGAGTTCATGGTAGCGGACAGATCCTTGGGACTGTCGGTGTATATTGCTACAATGGTAGCCACGTCAGTCGGGGGTGGTACCACCATGGGATACGTCGGGACAATATACAAGGGTGGCTTGCTACTCGTCCCGTCGATCCTGCTTTTCTACGTGCTCCAGGTAATCATAGCTCTAAGCCTCGCAGAACGTCTCAGGGAGTTCGCCGGCTATACGGCACCGGATGTTCTTGGAAGGACGTATGGAAGATGGGCCCAGCTGATCGGTGGAATCGAGAGCATGATTTACATGCTTGGCACAGGTCCTGCCCTACAGGCTCTTGCTTTGGGAACATTGATTCGTATGATAACCGGCTGGCCTATTGCTTATGGTGCCATACTTGCAATGGGCATCATTATTGCCTATACGTATGCAAGTGGTATGTGGGGCGTTGCTATGACTGACTTTATGCAATTTATCATCTTAGGAATTGGGTTGGCCGTATGCACAGTTCTGGCACTAGACAAAGTCGGTGGATGGTCTGGTATTGTCAACTCCGTACCTGCCGATTACTTCAGCGTAAAGACGAGTGGTAAGGCCATTGTTGAGCTAGCGTTTGCTTTGTCTTTACCTGGACTGATCGACGGCAACAGGTATCAGCGGTTCTACGCTGCTAAAGACAAGAACGTTGCCCGGACTGGTTATCTCCTGGCTATTATACCATGGCACCTCATGTTCACCATGATTTTCATTTGCGGATTTACTGCTCGAGTGCTAGTCACTGGCGCAACAGGCGATGAGATCTTTCCGGCGCTTATACTCAGCACTCTGCCCACAGGCGTTCGTGGTCTCATATTTGCTGCTTTGGCAGCGGCAATAATGTCCACTGCAGATTCCTACATGCTCGTCGGGGCGACCAACTTCAGCGAAGATGTGTATAAGAAGTTCATTAACCCAAAGGCAGCTGACAATGACATGGTGCGAGTAACTAAGTGGAGTGTCCTTGTCCAGGGACTGCTGGGCCTTACACTGGCTCTAACAGTGCAGTCGATAATGGGCGTGTGGACGCTGGCGTCAACGGCATATGTTGGAGGGTGTTTCGTGCCTATGATGGCTGCACTTTTCACACGTGGTCCTAAGTCTGAAACAGCCTCCCTTGCCTCAATGATAGTGGGTGGAGGAAGCGGTGTGTACTTGAAACTAGCCAACAGGACCATCCTCGGTCAATCTCCCATAGTGATAGGGGTGTTGTTAAGCTTGATCGTATTTGTGATGGTTCAGGCTGTAATGCGCAAGACACAACCGATCCGAGCCACTTCTTAA
- a CDS encoding M20 family metallopeptidase translates to MLVGFAGNQGSSKEPVVMLNGHLDVVPAKPEQFEPLEKDGRLFARGSYDMLGAAATMMRCLADWAGSGRGRGVGLMLVPSEETAGEIGTQYLLDKGYGAEFAICGEPTDLGIAVEAKGVLQVEIVLRGKSAHGSKPWEGENAIEAAFETYERIRQSPFMKERTQSYPGPSLNLARIEGGDAINRVPDRCMLTVDIRYLPCQSCDEIVRQINSAAQGAVVRVINVGIPVSVSKDNPHVTTLAQCVYDICGSNPTFVSQHGSADTRFFTARGIPAVEFGPVGANHHGDDEYVQLDSLAIYRRILDQFIWKEVSHRDDYR, encoded by the coding sequence ATGCTTGTGGGTTTCGCCGGAAACCAGGGGAGCTCGAAAGAACCTGTTGTGATGCTCAACGGCCACCTTGACGTGGTACCAGCCAAACCGGAGCAATTCGAACCATTGGAGAAAGACGGCAGATTATTTGCCCGAGGGTCATATGACATGCTTGGGGCGGCTGCTACCATGATGCGATGCTTGGCCGATTGGGCAGGAAGTGGCCGGGGACGAGGAGTAGGACTGATGCTTGTACCAAGCGAAGAGACTGCTGGTGAGATCGGTACACAGTACTTGCTTGACAAAGGTTACGGGGCGGAATTTGCTATCTGTGGAGAACCGACTGATCTCGGTATTGCCGTGGAGGCAAAAGGTGTGTTGCAGGTAGAGATAGTGCTTAGGGGCAAGTCGGCCCATGGCAGCAAGCCATGGGAAGGGGAAAACGCTATTGAGGCTGCCTTCGAAACCTACGAACGTATTCGTCAATCGCCGTTCATGAAAGAGCGCACGCAGAGCTATCCAGGTCCATCTCTCAATCTAGCAAGAATCGAGGGCGGAGACGCCATTAACAGGGTACCGGATAGGTGCATGCTGACTGTAGACATCCGGTATCTACCCTGCCAGTCCTGTGATGAAATCGTGAGGCAGATCAACTCAGCTGCCCAAGGTGCCGTGGTTCGTGTAATCAATGTGGGGATACCTGTGTCCGTGTCAAAGGATAATCCTCATGTGACAACACTGGCGCAATGCGTGTATGACATTTGTGGATCGAATCCCACATTCGTTTCGCAGCATGGCTCCGCTGACACCCGCTTCTTCACTGCCAGGGGTATCCCTGCTGTCGAATTTGGCCCCGTTGGGGCAAACCACCACGGAGACGATGAATACGTCCAGCTTGATTCTCTCGCAATCTACAGACGCATCTTAGACCAGTTCATTTGGAAGGAGGTTAGCCACCGAGATGACTATCGTTGA
- a CDS encoding sigma-54-dependent Fis family transcriptional regulator, which translates to MKKGKTVEIADRPKICIATYTLRVGEVLRTQLEAFLGNRVEFEVHPLVSDVCCPIKGDLILVPGERWVGEVARVADRGTPILAIRRTLQRQGWEQVINLPSRTRAMLVNNEQEAAVETVALLYELGARHIQLTAVYPGSPVPNLGIAITPNEMQCVPSIVSKVVNIGDRVIDASTLLDIATRLQILDLDLSRTIAKHYQETVPRNPGLLAILDRLVATRKELELVLDLVQEGIITFDENERIKLFNKASEKLLKKEAWQSVGKTLWEVVPIFPLRTRDHVLDEVYSLGRNAFVVNKAWVEQDGKKTTGVITLRKTEEIQELDAKVRRALRRTGYIAKYSFEDIVGNSDAIRKCVTMAKSIARADGAVLICGESGTGKELFAQAIHNASARARYPFVAINCAALPDSLLESELFGYDEGAFTGAKKGGKPGLFEQAHCGTVFLDEIGDISPCLQAKLLRVLQEKEAMRVGGIGLVPVDVRIICATNKNLLEMVQQGLFRKDLYYRINVLPLTLPTLAQRIDDIPALVSHIMKRKGDERQVSPMVLDLFKRYRWPGNIRELENCIEYMMSMTDADLTVEDVPDYIAKSGMSDSCSNDQSGQNASIEPDVLSVLTKAYQMAQQGKSVGRRSIAAAMQADGIPITEARVRTCIKELSLADYVQVQKGRAGIRITAKGVHLVESVCPHLPHYHQ; encoded by the coding sequence ATGAAAAAGGGAAAAACAGTGGAGATTGCCGATCGTCCAAAGATATGTATTGCCACGTACACACTGAGGGTAGGTGAGGTACTGAGAACTCAGCTTGAAGCTTTCCTGGGGAATCGCGTAGAATTCGAAGTGCACCCACTGGTATCAGACGTCTGCTGCCCTATTAAGGGGGATCTCATTCTCGTGCCTGGTGAAAGGTGGGTTGGGGAAGTTGCTAGAGTAGCAGACCGGGGGACTCCCATCCTTGCAATTCGCCGCACTCTGCAGCGTCAGGGGTGGGAACAGGTGATCAATCTGCCATCAAGGACTAGGGCGATGCTGGTAAACAACGAGCAGGAAGCTGCCGTTGAGACTGTGGCTTTGCTTTATGAACTCGGGGCACGCCACATCCAGCTGACTGCAGTGTATCCAGGCAGCCCGGTTCCTAACCTTGGCATTGCTATCACCCCTAATGAAATGCAATGCGTACCGAGCATTGTCTCCAAAGTAGTAAACATCGGGGACAGAGTTATTGACGCGAGTACCCTTCTAGACATTGCTACTCGGCTCCAAATCCTTGACCTCGATCTTAGCCGTACTATAGCTAAACACTACCAGGAAACTGTACCCAGGAACCCAGGGTTGCTAGCGATACTTGACCGCCTTGTCGCGACGAGAAAGGAGTTAGAACTAGTCCTTGACTTGGTGCAAGAAGGTATCATCACATTTGATGAGAATGAGAGGATCAAGCTTTTTAATAAAGCTTCTGAGAAACTGCTGAAGAAAGAGGCGTGGCAATCAGTTGGCAAAACGCTTTGGGAAGTGGTACCTATATTCCCACTGAGAACCAGGGACCATGTGCTGGACGAGGTGTACAGCCTGGGGCGGAACGCATTCGTCGTCAACAAAGCATGGGTCGAGCAGGACGGTAAGAAAACCACCGGCGTTATCACATTAAGGAAAACTGAAGAAATACAGGAACTCGATGCCAAGGTACGCCGTGCGCTCCGCAGGACGGGATATATTGCGAAATATTCTTTTGAGGACATAGTTGGTAACAGCGACGCCATCCGAAAATGCGTAACGATGGCCAAGAGCATTGCCCGTGCGGACGGAGCGGTGCTGATATGCGGGGAGAGCGGTACGGGCAAAGAATTGTTCGCGCAAGCGATTCACAATGCGTCCGCGAGGGCACGCTATCCGTTCGTTGCGATAAACTGTGCCGCACTGCCTGACAGTTTGCTCGAAAGCGAGTTGTTTGGCTATGATGAGGGCGCTTTCACCGGTGCAAAGAAGGGGGGCAAGCCTGGCCTATTCGAGCAGGCGCATTGCGGGACGGTGTTTCTTGACGAGATAGGTGACATCTCACCTTGTCTACAAGCCAAGTTGCTGCGTGTTTTACAAGAAAAGGAAGCGATGAGGGTCGGCGGAATAGGCTTGGTTCCGGTGGATGTCAGGATCATATGTGCGACCAACAAGAATCTCCTGGAGATGGTGCAGCAAGGGCTGTTCCGCAAAGACCTTTACTATCGAATCAACGTGCTGCCGTTGACTCTCCCCACCCTGGCACAGCGTATCGATGACATCCCCGCGCTTGTTTCCCACATTATGAAGCGCAAGGGAGACGAGCGTCAGGTGTCTCCGATGGTGCTAGACCTGTTCAAACGGTACAGGTGGCCAGGTAACATCAGGGAACTGGAGAACTGCATTGAGTATATGATGTCGATGACCGATGCTGATTTGACCGTTGAAGACGTACCCGACTACATAGCTAAATCCGGCATGTCGGATTCCTGCTCCAATGACCAATCTGGTCAAAACGCGAGCATTGAGCCTGATGTTCTTTCCGTTCTTACTAAAGCATACCAGATGGCCCAGCAGGGAAAAAGCGTTGGTAGGCGGTCAATAGCAGCAGCAATGCAAGCAGATGGCATTCCTATTACTGAAGCTCGGGTTCGTACCTGCATAAAAGAATTGAGCCTTGCAGACTACGTGCAGGTGCAGAAGGGGCGTGCTGGCATACGGATTACCGCGAAGGGGGTCCATCTTGTCGAATCCGTCTGTCCCCATTTGCCCCATTATCACCAGTAA
- a CDS encoding sigma-70 family RNA polymerase sigma factor yields the protein MHLRSLKRSRAEVSLYDPIGVDKEGNEVVLLDVLGTSADVVADLIESRFEKEKLYEKIRRLGRRERKVLELRYGLPCGGKKTQREIARLLGISRSYVSRIEKRALAKLCGELLREETYPSPSRNAVKGR from the coding sequence ATGCACCTTCGTTCTCTCAAGCGCTCGCGGGCAGAAGTATCCCTCTATGACCCCATTGGCGTGGATAAGGAAGGGAATGAAGTCGTGCTTTTGGACGTGCTCGGTACCAGCGCGGACGTGGTGGCCGACCTCATTGAGAGCCGGTTTGAAAAAGAAAAGCTCTACGAGAAGATCCGCCGCCTGGGTCGGCGGGAACGCAAGGTCCTGGAGCTCCGTTACGGCCTTCCTTGCGGCGGCAAGAAAACGCAGCGGGAAATCGCCCGCCTTCTAGGGATCTCCCGCTCCTACGTCTCTCGCATTGAAAAGCGCGCTCTGGCCAAGCTCTGCGGCGAACTTTTGCGCGAGGAAACGTACCCCTCTCCTTCCAGGAATGCAGTCAAGGGGCGCTGA